One part of the Sorangiineae bacterium MSr11954 genome encodes these proteins:
- a CDS encoding cupin-like domain-containing protein — protein sequence MTEYEAKGGEPESTPPHADEPSKPVEENEQGRKSDGVLADGDPDPPSEKEYRIRRTAIDPEGEPSDVIGMVRPEKPDDGEEDPHDPDEEATPTPRAPPLTPREWLAPFPERASELLERRPELFHPTAVRIAGVRSILPSWIIDDILAQAQDEVIAWFQTREGFHQTAKIRPSAAAAFYSNGITMLVQRIPRLRALAEEIARVLGFPATQVECNLFCNQPGATTQGHFDSVDTLTVQITGNKVWRIAPNAHAPLPTDTWVPPRLATHELRLYAHEQLPSKMPGEKAEIHALEPGAMLYLPRGYWHETYSMAESVSLHIHLFPCTWADAVLKTLRSHLLRDEGWRATAYPLLGLERAGDWDTQTALHSLRDAVGRLTADDVQRPPKWTPTPEDRVVPRARGSMGVVASAEDYQSVRLGAEEFGFEHATMVDMPAPHVAATLLLARSRESLSASDLAARVPSLSQDAALGLVRLLCDVGYARKAPPCAEG from the coding sequence ATGACCGAATACGAAGCCAAAGGCGGCGAGCCCGAATCGACTCCTCCCCACGCCGACGAGCCGTCGAAGCCCGTCGAAGAAAATGAGCAAGGACGCAAAAGCGATGGCGTACTCGCGGATGGTGACCCCGATCCACCGAGTGAAAAGGAATATCGCATACGCCGTACCGCGATCGACCCCGAGGGCGAACCGAGCGACGTGATTGGAATGGTCAGGCCCGAGAAACCCGACGATGGCGAGGAGGATCCGCACGACCCCGACGAAGAGGCGACGCCCACGCCGCGGGCACCTCCGCTCACGCCGCGCGAGTGGCTCGCCCCATTTCCAGAGCGAGCCTCGGAGCTCCTGGAGCGGCGCCCCGAGCTCTTTCATCCGACCGCCGTCCGCATCGCCGGCGTCCGCAGCATTTTGCCGTCTTGGATCATCGACGACATCCTCGCCCAAGCTCAGGACGAGGTGATCGCCTGGTTCCAGACGCGGGAAGGTTTCCACCAGACCGCCAAGATCCGGCCTTCGGCCGCGGCGGCGTTCTATTCCAACGGGATCACCATGCTGGTCCAAAGAATCCCCCGCCTCCGCGCGCTCGCCGAGGAGATCGCGCGCGTGCTCGGGTTCCCGGCCACCCAGGTCGAGTGCAACTTGTTTTGCAATCAGCCTGGGGCCACCACCCAAGGTCATTTCGACTCCGTCGATACGTTGACGGTGCAGATCACCGGAAACAAAGTCTGGCGGATCGCCCCCAACGCGCACGCGCCGCTCCCCACCGACACCTGGGTGCCCCCGCGCCTCGCCACCCACGAGCTGCGCCTGTATGCGCACGAACAATTGCCATCGAAGATGCCTGGCGAGAAGGCGGAGATCCACGCGCTCGAGCCCGGGGCGATGCTCTATCTTCCTCGCGGGTACTGGCACGAGACCTATTCGATGGCCGAGTCGGTATCGCTTCATATTCACCTCTTTCCGTGCACGTGGGCCGACGCCGTCTTGAAGACGCTTCGGTCGCATCTCCTTCGTGACGAGGGGTGGCGCGCGACCGCGTATCCGCTTTTGGGCCTCGAGCGCGCCGGGGACTGGGATACGCAAACAGCTCTTCATTCCCTCCGCGATGCCGTTGGCCGTCTGACGGCCGACGACGTGCAGCGCCCGCCAAAATGGACACCCACCCCCGAAGACCGCGTCGTTCCCCGCGCCCGCGGATCCATGGGCGTGGTGGCCTCCGCCGAGGATTATCAATCGGTGCGATTGGGCGCCGAGGAGTTCGGCTTCGAGCACGCCACCATGGTCGATATGCCAGCTCCCCATGTGGCGGCGACGTTGCTGCTCGCGCGCAGTCGAGAGTCCCTCTCGGCGTCGGATCTCGCCGCGCGCGTGCCCAGCCTTTCGCAGGACGCCGCGCTCGGGCTCGTGCGCCTGCTTTGCGACGTAGGCTATGCACGGAAGGCCCCTCCGTGCGCCGAAGGATGA
- a CDS encoding sigma-70 family RNA polymerase sigma factor: MPLTARSRFFNELLPFIRAGVRRARLQPCYADDAIQQTLGALAPHVEELMAMEESKRMGYVFLTAARKAMALRRRVGLEQARASDTEVEEWDCEVSFQGQTPERLLSAAQGAKRAERVLDTLGAHDRDLVLAVGDDGLSEREAARKLGMSRGSVAYRLRLARDALARAWLGTTSWRGRGPR; this comes from the coding sequence ATGCCGCTCACCGCCCGGTCGCGATTTTTCAATGAGCTTCTGCCCTTCATCCGCGCGGGGGTGCGCCGGGCGCGCTTGCAACCGTGCTACGCGGACGATGCGATTCAACAAACCTTGGGTGCGCTCGCCCCGCACGTCGAGGAGTTGATGGCCATGGAGGAGTCGAAGCGCATGGGCTACGTCTTTCTCACGGCCGCCCGCAAAGCGATGGCGCTCCGCCGGCGGGTGGGGCTGGAGCAAGCGCGCGCCAGCGACACAGAGGTGGAAGAATGGGATTGCGAGGTCTCGTTCCAAGGGCAAACGCCCGAGCGCCTCTTGAGCGCCGCCCAGGGCGCAAAGAGGGCCGAGCGCGTGCTCGATACCTTGGGCGCCCACGACCGCGATCTGGTGTTGGCCGTCGGCGACGACGGATTGTCCGAGCGCGAAGCCGCCCGCAAGCTGGGGATGTCGCGGGGCAGCGTGGCATACCGACTCCGGCTCGCGCGCGACGCGCTCGCTCGGGCGTGGCTCGGCACCACGTCCTGGCGCGGACGCGGGCCGCGCTGA
- a CDS encoding sigma-70 family RNA polymerase sigma factor, whose product MDNRIGQGDLMPLTARSHIVHQLLPSLRAGVRAARLQATHADDALQQSLVALIPHLERLSAMPERESTAYAYVVASRTAMALRKRIGLQNARGTDEEVQAWDRAIARRSVTPEQVMQAAEGAEKAKQVFGEFTTQDRRIMEAVGEGDFSEREAAQAFGISRGNVAYRLRRAREALARAWFGTTSWMKGKRPGA is encoded by the coding sequence GTGGATAATCGCATTGGCCAAGGGGATCTCATGCCGCTCACCGCACGCTCGCACATCGTCCATCAGCTGCTCCCGTCGCTCCGCGCGGGCGTACGCGCGGCGCGCCTGCAGGCCACGCACGCCGATGACGCTCTTCAGCAAAGCCTGGTCGCGCTGATACCGCATCTGGAGCGGCTCTCGGCGATGCCCGAGCGCGAGAGCACCGCGTATGCCTACGTGGTCGCCTCGCGCACAGCGATGGCGCTGCGGAAGCGCATCGGCCTCCAAAATGCGCGTGGTACGGACGAAGAGGTGCAAGCGTGGGATCGCGCGATCGCGCGAAGGAGCGTGACCCCCGAGCAAGTGATGCAGGCCGCCGAGGGCGCGGAAAAAGCAAAGCAAGTATTCGGAGAGTTCACCACGCAGGACCGTCGCATCATGGAGGCCGTCGGAGAGGGCGATTTCTCGGAGCGCGAGGCGGCGCAGGCGTTCGGCATATCCAGAGGGAACGTGGCATACCGCCTTCGCCGTGCCCGTGAAGCGCTCGCGCGCGCCTGGTTCGGGACGACGTCTTGGATGAAGGGCAAACGCCCCGGCGCGTAG
- a CDS encoding YcaO-like family protein, with protein sequence MRDPSLVAIIDGVFDREYAVTTREIRMAIARGVRVVGSSSMGALRAAEVHEMIGVGRIYELYRSGSIQRDDEVAIRLDAATGAALTEPLANVRFAVDGLVRAGTLDPQKGARIIETASALHFSERTYPNILHEAGLAHLEDAGQLIAALRSIDLKREDAQTLLERLLELGADPHWDRGYATRERHDEHRDHFESARVSTTAPADAALFVWEFGEPIQWAELVTFLAVTGKLDLHARRVFARARIDEPTDVHPRGGLQLQSVQELFGATMTEWGWNTPEEVHVTLNDLGIGFDDIQAQLQNERLVRKKLHAVATSQPESFMRAMKIDLLMTDLALKREVMRLGALRVLAQAAPEPASPPTDSELQEAKRALLCERSEMAWEGLLDESGMCEADARPIVELIASARRVGVALLETLEQGRSAAGKARAPMTSWPRAPRATGSASRSIADTEAAAIAQKLGRIIGVTRVAQLGELERFGLHVGAAYRASEWSSTIGSGKGESIERAITGALMEELEKYCQERFTPDTAIDTPFCRLEPASAIDPRQCALPFDSSYSATSPIAWSWADDLVAGEPILVPTALVSMRRVRNDVLYSPRRGAKIFSSNGLASGFTITEALVHALCERIERHAMKLAEQAISNPGHLPERSRWPFTYIDLLRCPDSTQRLLDGIRRAGYEARVMDVTGEVGVPTFSARIFRPAALHGLDEKYAAGACTHPNAEVALNGALLEAVQGRITAISGAREDFGIKARSLGRHERPRPLSRGDAYWIRPYVPKKPLTDVRGKVAPSAREDLEFILQRLTAAGFERVLYWDLSRQETSPAHVVRALVPGMEDTNPFHTGLRARTLMVQDLMRRHGW encoded by the coding sequence ATGAGGGACCCCTCGCTCGTCGCGATCATCGACGGCGTCTTCGACCGGGAATATGCCGTGACGACGCGGGAGATTCGAATGGCCATCGCGCGCGGCGTTCGGGTGGTGGGCTCTTCGAGCATGGGGGCGCTCCGGGCAGCCGAAGTGCACGAGATGATCGGCGTAGGCCGCATCTACGAGCTGTATCGAAGCGGTTCGATTCAGCGCGATGACGAGGTGGCAATCCGGCTCGATGCCGCTACGGGCGCGGCGTTGACGGAGCCGCTCGCGAACGTTCGCTTTGCCGTCGACGGCCTCGTGCGCGCAGGAACGCTCGATCCGCAAAAGGGCGCGCGAATCATCGAAACCGCGTCGGCCCTCCACTTTTCCGAGCGCACATATCCAAACATCTTGCACGAGGCGGGGCTCGCGCACCTCGAGGATGCCGGCCAGCTCATCGCTGCGCTGAGGTCCATCGACTTGAAGCGCGAAGATGCGCAGACGTTGCTCGAGAGGCTCCTCGAGCTCGGGGCCGATCCCCATTGGGATCGCGGATACGCGACACGCGAGCGCCATGACGAACATCGCGACCATTTCGAGTCGGCGCGCGTTTCGACCACGGCCCCCGCGGACGCCGCCCTGTTCGTATGGGAGTTCGGGGAGCCGATCCAATGGGCGGAGCTCGTCACGTTCCTGGCCGTAACGGGAAAACTCGATCTCCACGCGCGCCGCGTGTTTGCACGCGCGCGCATCGATGAACCGACCGATGTCCATCCTCGCGGCGGGTTGCAGCTCCAGTCCGTTCAAGAGCTCTTCGGCGCGACCATGACCGAATGGGGCTGGAACACGCCCGAGGAGGTGCACGTTACGCTCAACGACCTGGGAATCGGCTTCGACGATATCCAAGCGCAGTTGCAAAACGAGCGCCTGGTTCGTAAGAAGTTGCACGCGGTTGCCACATCGCAACCCGAGAGCTTCATGCGGGCGATGAAAATCGACCTTCTCATGACCGACCTGGCGCTCAAACGCGAGGTCATGCGCCTGGGCGCCCTGCGGGTGCTCGCGCAAGCCGCGCCCGAGCCGGCATCCCCTCCGACCGACTCGGAGTTGCAAGAGGCCAAGCGCGCGCTCCTTTGCGAACGATCCGAGATGGCGTGGGAGGGCCTGCTCGACGAATCCGGCATGTGCGAAGCGGATGCTCGGCCCATCGTCGAGCTCATCGCCTCGGCGCGTCGCGTTGGCGTCGCGCTCCTGGAGACGCTCGAACAGGGACGCAGCGCCGCAGGCAAGGCGCGCGCGCCCATGACCTCGTGGCCTCGGGCTCCCCGCGCGACGGGGAGCGCATCGCGTTCGATCGCGGACACCGAGGCGGCGGCGATCGCGCAAAAGCTCGGCCGGATCATCGGGGTCACCCGGGTCGCGCAGCTGGGCGAGCTCGAGCGCTTTGGATTGCACGTTGGCGCGGCCTACCGAGCTTCGGAGTGGTCGTCGACGATTGGCAGCGGGAAGGGTGAATCGATCGAAAGGGCCATTACGGGCGCCCTGATGGAGGAGCTCGAGAAGTACTGCCAAGAGCGTTTCACGCCCGATACCGCCATTGACACACCTTTTTGCAGGCTCGAGCCCGCGAGCGCCATCGATCCGCGGCAGTGCGCCCTGCCCTTCGATTCGAGCTATTCGGCGACCTCTCCCATCGCGTGGTCGTGGGCGGACGATCTGGTCGCCGGCGAACCGATTCTCGTCCCCACAGCGCTCGTATCGATGCGCCGCGTTCGAAACGACGTGCTCTACTCCCCGCGCCGCGGCGCGAAGATCTTCAGTAGCAACGGTCTGGCATCGGGCTTCACGATCACCGAGGCGCTCGTGCACGCCCTCTGCGAGCGCATCGAGCGGCACGCCATGAAGCTCGCGGAGCAAGCCATAAGCAACCCCGGACATCTCCCGGAACGAAGCCGCTGGCCATTCACGTACATCGACCTGCTCCGCTGTCCGGATTCGACGCAGCGCCTCCTCGACGGCATTCGTCGCGCCGGGTACGAAGCGCGGGTGATGGATGTCACGGGCGAAGTCGGCGTGCCGACCTTTTCGGCGCGCATCTTCCGCCCCGCGGCGCTGCACGGGCTGGACGAAAAATACGCCGCAGGCGCTTGCACGCACCCGAACGCCGAAGTCGCCCTGAACGGGGCCTTGCTCGAAGCCGTGCAGGGGCGCATTACGGCCATCTCGGGGGCGCGCGAAGACTTCGGCATCAAGGCCCGGAGTCTCGGGCGGCACGAGCGTCCGCGTCCGCTCTCCCGCGGGGATGCTTATTGGATTCGTCCGTATGTGCCGAAAAAGCCCCTCACCGACGTGCGGGGAAAGGTCGCCCCGAGCGCGCGCGAGGATCTCGAGTTCATTTTGCAGCGGCTCACGGCCGCGGGCTTCGAGCGCGTCCTGTACTGGGATTTATCCCGTCAGGAGACCTCCCCCGCGCATGTCGTGCGAGCCTTGGTACCTGGGATGGAGGACACCAACCCTTTTCATACGGGGCTCCGCGCCCGCACGCTCATGGTCCAAGATCTCATGCGGCGTCACGGATGGTGA
- a CDS encoding serine/threonine-protein kinase, translating to MTSEPIDPRPGEPTVHGSFEPLKLGSRILGRLRIEQVLDCRESAALYLADDENLSELVLLVVAKSAHALAHCLDGPAAGTIVNKTTFESWHIAEIQLEESHLHHFAERLLAPTALTEKPQPPYQASPADRLAEGTLFAERYRIDGTLGHGGTGDVYRAYDRTFERAVAVKVVRVDPSEGTADREAAKRRLLNEARVASALKHPHIVEVYDAGESMGVPYLVLELCDGGSLRKAMAGEPREADRLRWLTETAEALAYAHAQGVIHRDVKPENVLLTAAGTAKVADFGIAKALRGDRARENTTVGIVGTPRYMAPEQLFGGKIDARVDQFAWGLVACELLTGLHPRSSELEKEALGSILDTPRLPTTLRRVIERAMANDPRARYADFGALLGDLRKPPRRRGWFAAIGVTAAVAIAGGALASSMGRGEGQVQPAVDANVDRAFNAEKTDAEIVGRCSPAARHHLSAGLQLWRDASQWAAASRFEEVTKVDPECASASLYYLLAASHTFPKRREHFRRARELRANLGDRERQLLDALEPTVADPPDFEEVLRRATALAERRPADLDVRIIQGHALFRLGRYDAALAAVDQTAALEPNPIPGNELLAAMVQIRRRDPSAAIERFRRCLAASPDSADCLMRRGLLLAAQGACREAQSEFRHLTAVMPHSARAQFDLANVLLTSTNDAVAARAAFEERERLYPFDALTFDPTREAGRLADEYRMATVSGDLATALRFVRKWNEEVETTNSGRYRGDALVELIELLRELDYTEEARELARKGLREHHAWTGDEIVDVGIELARLAYLTGGIDTNEYRAFRDEWVRHRRRSPVETWLGGFAGLPLVGAEMDPPLAPGEDAEDWLLMGQSPEHFLRAALELMRAGRTDDALRHAEAAAKDCLAYSPIAYVRAQFVLAKMRDAAGDVASACTQYAAVRDLLAKNPRSTSLRFSVKRMKELSCQKLHRQ from the coding sequence GTGACGAGCGAACCGATCGACCCGCGACCTGGCGAGCCAACGGTCCACGGCTCATTCGAGCCCCTGAAGCTCGGGAGCCGCATTTTGGGCCGCCTTCGGATCGAGCAAGTGCTCGACTGTCGCGAGAGCGCGGCGCTCTATCTGGCCGACGATGAGAACCTCTCCGAGCTCGTCCTCCTCGTCGTCGCCAAATCAGCTCACGCACTCGCCCATTGCTTGGATGGGCCCGCTGCCGGTACGATCGTCAATAAGACAACATTCGAAAGCTGGCATATCGCGGAGATCCAACTCGAAGAGTCGCACCTTCATCACTTCGCCGAAAGGCTCCTCGCGCCGACCGCGCTGACGGAGAAGCCGCAGCCTCCGTACCAAGCCTCTCCCGCGGATCGCCTCGCGGAGGGCACCCTCTTTGCGGAGCGATACCGGATCGACGGCACCTTGGGCCACGGCGGCACCGGTGATGTGTATCGCGCGTACGATCGCACGTTCGAGCGGGCTGTCGCGGTCAAAGTCGTTCGGGTCGATCCCTCCGAAGGCACGGCGGATCGCGAGGCGGCGAAGCGACGCCTGCTGAACGAAGCGCGGGTGGCCTCCGCGCTCAAGCATCCTCACATCGTGGAAGTCTACGACGCAGGCGAGAGCATGGGGGTGCCTTACCTGGTCCTCGAGCTTTGCGACGGAGGCAGCCTCCGGAAGGCCATGGCCGGCGAGCCTCGCGAGGCCGATCGCTTGCGTTGGCTCACGGAGACCGCGGAGGCCCTCGCCTATGCGCATGCGCAAGGGGTCATTCACCGCGACGTCAAACCGGAAAATGTGCTCCTCACGGCCGCGGGCACGGCGAAGGTCGCCGATTTTGGCATTGCCAAAGCGCTGAGAGGCGACCGAGCGCGGGAGAATACCACGGTTGGCATCGTGGGGACCCCGCGCTACATGGCGCCGGAGCAGCTCTTCGGCGGCAAGATCGATGCGCGGGTCGATCAGTTCGCGTGGGGACTGGTCGCTTGCGAGTTGCTGACCGGATTGCACCCGCGGTCGAGTGAGCTCGAGAAAGAGGCGCTCGGCTCCATCCTCGACACGCCCCGGCTGCCTACGACTCTCCGCCGCGTGATCGAGCGCGCGATGGCCAACGATCCGCGGGCGCGCTATGCGGACTTTGGTGCGCTGCTCGGGGACTTACGTAAGCCTCCTCGGCGCAGGGGGTGGTTCGCGGCCATCGGGGTGACGGCGGCGGTCGCCATCGCCGGCGGTGCTCTCGCGAGCTCGATGGGACGGGGCGAGGGGCAGGTGCAGCCCGCGGTCGACGCGAACGTCGATCGCGCCTTCAACGCGGAGAAAACGGACGCTGAAATCGTCGGACGGTGCAGCCCCGCCGCGCGTCACCATCTCTCCGCGGGCTTGCAGCTTTGGCGGGATGCTTCGCAATGGGCCGCGGCGTCGCGATTCGAAGAGGTGACCAAGGTCGACCCGGAGTGTGCTTCTGCGAGCCTTTACTATTTGCTCGCGGCGAGTCACACCTTTCCCAAGCGGCGCGAGCACTTCCGCCGCGCGCGTGAGCTGCGGGCAAACCTCGGCGACCGGGAACGCCAGCTGCTGGACGCGCTGGAACCGACGGTCGCCGATCCGCCGGACTTCGAGGAGGTGCTCCGTCGCGCGACCGCGCTCGCAGAACGAAGGCCCGCCGATCTCGATGTTCGAATCATCCAGGGGCACGCGCTCTTTCGCCTCGGTCGCTACGATGCGGCGCTCGCAGCGGTGGACCAGACGGCCGCCCTCGAGCCGAATCCCATCCCCGGTAACGAGCTTTTGGCCGCCATGGTGCAGATTCGCCGGCGGGATCCGTCGGCCGCGATCGAGCGGTTCCGCCGGTGTCTCGCGGCCTCCCCCGATTCGGCCGATTGCTTGATGCGCAGAGGGCTTTTGCTCGCCGCGCAAGGAGCATGTCGGGAGGCGCAAAGCGAGTTTCGTCATCTTACGGCCGTGATGCCTCACAGTGCCCGCGCGCAGTTCGACCTCGCGAACGTCCTTTTGACGTCCACGAACGATGCGGTCGCTGCACGGGCGGCCTTCGAAGAGCGGGAGCGGCTCTACCCGTTCGATGCGCTCACCTTCGACCCGACGCGCGAGGCAGGTCGCCTCGCCGACGAGTATCGAATGGCGACCGTGAGCGGCGATCTCGCGACCGCACTTCGATTCGTTCGAAAGTGGAACGAAGAAGTCGAGACGACGAACAGCGGACGGTATCGCGGAGATGCCCTGGTGGAGCTGATCGAGCTCTTACGGGAGCTCGATTACACGGAGGAGGCTCGCGAGCTCGCGCGAAAGGGGCTGCGAGAGCACCACGCCTGGACGGGCGACGAGATCGTGGACGTGGGCATCGAGCTCGCGCGACTGGCCTACCTGACCGGCGGCATCGACACCAACGAGTACCGGGCATTCCGAGACGAATGGGTTCGTCACCGCCGCCGCTCGCCCGTCGAGACCTGGCTCGGCGGCTTCGCCGGCCTCCCGCTGGTGGGCGCCGAGATGGATCCGCCGCTCGCCCCTGGCGAGGACGCCGAAGACTGGTTATTGATGGGGCAGTCACCCGAACACTTCCTGCGCGCCGCGCTGGAGTTGATGCGCGCGGGGCGCACGGACGATGCGCTTCGCCATGCCGAGGCGGCGGCCAAAGACTGTTTGGCGTATTCTCCCATCGCGTATGTCCGCGCTCAATTCGTCTTGGCAAAAATGCGAGATGCCGCGGGCGACGTCGCGAGCGCGTGCACACAATATGCAGCGGTGCGCGATCTGCTGGCGAAGAACCCGCGGAGCACCTCCCTGCGATTCTCCGTCAAGCGCATGAAAGAGCTTTCGTGCCAAAAGCTGCACCGCCAATGA